DNA sequence from the Penaeus monodon isolate SGIC_2016 chromosome 28, NSTDA_Pmon_1, whole genome shotgun sequence genome:
NNNNNNNNNNNNNNNNNNNNNNNNNNNNNNNNNNNNNNNNNNNNNNNNNNNNNNNNNNNNNNNNNNNNNNNNNNNNNNNNNNNNNNNNNNNNNNNNNNNNNNNNNNNNNNNNNNNNNNNNNNNNNNNNNNNNNNNNNNNNNNNNNNNNNNNNNNNNNNNNNNNNNNNNNNNNNNNNNNNNNNNNNNNNNNNNNNNNNNNNNNNNNNNNNNNNNNNNNNNNNNNNNNNNNNNNNNNNNNNNNNNNNNNNNNNNNNNNNNNNNNNNNNNNNNNNNNNNNNNNNNNNNNNNNNNNNNNNNNNNNNNNNNNNNNNNNNNNNNNNNNNNNNNNNNNNNNNNNNNNNNNNNNNNNNNNNNNNNTGTAAACACAAGTTGATATTCTAAAATGTTTATACAACGGACATCATCGTGTTTCTTTAAAATAACGTGATATATGTGAAAATCCTTCGTGTGATTCGCGTGACTTCGATATGATGGCGCCGTGTTTGTTTACTCACATTTCAGCTGGTTTTGTGtaaattcatcatttttttcacgtGAAACGGTCAAGGTGTTTACATTCAAAGCCACGTGacagcgttatcattattatcaattctctCAGTTCACAACGAAATAGGATGGAATTTAATGATATGAAATTAAAGCcagacccctctcccccccccccagtgacaGTGCGGTGCTGGGGCCaacgcctccctccccccaacatcTTGGCCAGCAAGATCGGGCCGCTGCAGCTGTGCCCGAAGATCGTGTGTCAGCAGATCTGCGAGGCCACCCAGGACTGGCCAGGTCAGAAGGTCACGGTTCGGATCACGGTGCAGAACCGGCAGTGCAAGACGGAGGTGGTGCCGTCCGCCGCCGCGCACCTCATCCGGGTTCTCAAGCAGCCGCACAGGGAGAGGGTCGGTAGGTgtgcgggtggggaggggggggggtttgggtgtggggagggatgttttttttttttgggtgtggggagggggtgtatagggagggatggggggttggggtgtgtggggagggtaggtgggatgggatgtgtggggagtgtgtgtggggagggggtgggggagggtgagtgGGATAGGGTGTGCgtgtaggggtgtgtggggagggggtgggtgagtgggatGGGGTGTAtgaggagggtgtgggggagggtgtggtAGGTGGTCTAGGAGGTGTGTGTagagtggggtgtgggggtgtgtgtatgcatgtgtgtgtgtgttatgtacgtaATAAATATGCTTCCTAGTTATAACATAGTCCTactacacttaaacacacacacaagaaagaataaacgaaataaaacgtACCTGACAACTCCACATCAAACAAAACGAACAACCACAAGGATAGATATACAAAGCAACCCTAAATAACCACACGAATACAGAGCTGCtaagaacaaaacaaataaccAGCAAACCAAAGCCCAGGCAATCACAAAATCAACCAAACCCACCAATTTCCCAACAGAGGGCCACCGTGGGAACTTGGCCTTTCACGAGATCCTTGAAATCGCCCGACAGATGGCACCCCGCTCGATGGCCAAGACGCTCGCTGGCACTGTCAAGATGGTGCTCGGGACGGCACAGGTCTGGCGNNNNNNNNNNNNNNNNNNNNNNNNNNNNNNNNNNNNNNNNNNNNNNNNNNNNNNNNNNNNNNNNNNNNNNNNNNNNNNNNNNNNNNNNNNNNNNNNNNNNNNNNNNNNNNNNNNNNNNNNNNNNNNNNNNNNNNNNNNNNNNNNNNNNNNNNNNNNNNNNNNNNNNNNNNNNNNNNNNNNNNNNNNNNNNNNNNNNNNNNNNNNNNNNNNNNNNNNNNNNNNNNNNNNNNNNNNNNNNNNNNNNNNNNNNNNNNNNNNNNNNNNNNNNNNNNNNNNNNNNNNNNNNNNNNNNNNNNNNNNNNNNNNNNNNNNNNNNNNNNNNNNNNNNNNNNNNNNNNNNNNNNNNNNNNNNNNNNNNNNNNNNNNNNNNNNNNNNNNNNNNNNNNNNNNNNNNNNNNNNNNNNNNNNNNNNNNNNNNNNNNNNNNNNNNATCTTTACAGAGCATCGGGTGCCTCGTGGACGGTGAGCACCCTCGCAGTGTCACCGAAAAAGTGAACGCCGGCAGCATTTTCGTTCCACTTGAATAGAAAACGGGCGACGGCTCCCCACGCCATGTGAAAAACTCCTAAATTGAAGCTGGAACTGAACAAGATCTGaataagcgtttttttttcaagatggatTTAATTTTCTGTTCAGTGTGGTGCTGTTTTGAGTTCAACGCTGGTGAGGGGTATGTtgattccctcctcccccttttttatatgtagGGATTGATTTGATTTAAATGTTAGGGGGATTGTCGATGATTAAAAGGCaaggtgattttttgttttatggccTCTAGGTTATAAAAGGTGtggattaattttataattaaaatttatttttctttgtgcatCGTCAGTGACTAATAATATGTCATGATGACTAAGTATGCtaattaagttgttttttttaatcgtcCAGTACTAATGAAATGGATCAATAACCTCCTTTTTTCAATATCCCATTTTTCATTCTGGATTTTTAAGGGGCAAAATAACGCTTGGCttattaatttttgatatttCAAATTTCATGTCTGAAAGGGAGACGCAGATTagagggaaaaggtgggagaAACATAAACATTGATATAGAGGAGATCGATATGAAAATGGTACACtcagttatatgtgtatatcgtgTCATTCTAAATCAGGGTAGTCCAACTTTTTCGACATTTTGGGCCACTTCAGCAGTAAACGGCTACATGGAGGGCCACGAANNNNNNNNNNNNNNNNNNNNNNNNNNNNNNNattttttttaagaacaagaCCTTTACAAGTTAAATAAGAAAATTGTCTGATCTTTAGGTGATGCTGAGGTTCTATACAGGGCTTGCAGCCNNNNNNNNNNNNNNNNNNNNNNNNNNNNNTAGAGGCTAAGAATAAACAGAAGTGATATTATCCCTCTTACTGCTAATGAGAAGTGGGAAGCTGCATTTCTTTCTAGTATCGATTCGAAATTTATCAGTGGCAGCCGAAGACACGCGTCCAGTGTTTCATTCTCTATTTGATTTTAGTTGTAGATTTTACTTGCTTCAAGAATGAAAAAGTGCATTCGCATATGTTCTATCAACTATGGAGTGCAGCTTAGTGGCACTTTCTCAGCTTGGGGGAATCCATTTCTTATAAACCAACTTCCAGAAACTCACGATTTTCAGTTTTTGAACAAAATTGGGTCTGACTGCAGTTCACGCAACTGAAGCAGAATTTATGGCAAATGTGCCTCCAAGTTAACTTCCACTGGGTTGTTAAATTCTCCATACCTCTaaagttattactactattttacaTACAGACACAGTAACTTCGTGTGTTATTTTCATGTACAAAATAATACAAGCGGTCACGGGCCCctgacaatcccccccccccaccctattcTAAGTTCATAAATTTGAGAAATACTTAAATTTGTGTGATGCTTCGACGGATAGCATtaagttattatttcatttagatTGAATACATATTTCCGAGACAGTTTGTGACTTTACTTTATATTTCGTTTCACGGCAATAAACTGCAAATTGCCAGAATAAGAAACAAAGCAATCGCTGGCACGCGCTATTTATAAGGTACTTGGTACTTATCACTTATTCACNNNNNNNNNNNNNNNNNNNNNNNNNNNNNNNNNNNNNNNNNNNNNNNNNNNNNNNNNNNNNNNNNNNNNNNNNNNNNNNNNNNNNNNNNNNNNNNNNNNNNNAGTGGTAGCTTTCTTGTCTAGANNNNNNNNNNNNNNNNNNNNNNNNNNNNNNNNNNNNNNNNNNNNNNNNNNNNNNNNNNNNNNNNNNNNNNNNNNNNNNNNNNNNNNNNNNNNNNNNNNNNNNNNNNNNNNNNNNNNNNNNNNNNNNNNNNNNNNNNNNNNNNNNNNNNNNNNNNNNNNNNNNNNNNNNNNNNNNNNNNNNNNNNNNNNNNNNNNNNNNNNNNNNNNNNNNNNNNNNNNNNNNNATAAATAAAAGAGGCCAGTTCCATCTTCCCTGGCNNNNNNNNNNNNNNNNNNNNNNNNNNNNNCTTGTTAACACTACATTTTTCTGACTCTCTTCGGACCGGCGTCTTCGAACAAGCTGAAGCACTGCGAAAACGTGTCACCGATAATTCCCAATCTGTGTTAAGGACGAGAGCAGAGAAGGAAAACTTCCCTAACCACCGAACTACCAAACCTCCCTTTGTTACCATTGATTTGAATACCTGCAGGACTTCACGATACACTTCTAcagtggagatgatgatgaaaaattgcTTAAAGCTAGTCTAACGAATACTGAAAATGATGGACGAGATTTGGTATCGCATATTGCTAAGAACCGTGAGTGGCAGATGGATTCATCGAAATAGAATGGACAAATAGCATGGGCCAAGCCGTTTTCTGTGAACTGGTCTTGTGAAGATCAGGAAGATACAGTAGTACCTTTTAATAACAGAGAACTCAAAATACCTTGAGGTCACGTCTTCATAAATTCGCCACACTGTGCTTCATGTTCCACACTGCATTTCGTTGTCTGGCACTCAAGGAACTCCACTCGGTCTACAGTGGTTATTCTCTTCTGACTAATATACAGCACAGTTTCTATCTACTTCCGAGGTCCATAAAGAAAATGTCCCCACGTCTCGAAATGCCTAAAACCAAATGGATCTTGGCAAACAACTCGGTCCTTTTCACAGCAAAGCACTTCATGTTATCACTGTGAGCAAATTAACTTCGATTCCTGATTTCAACTCGCCAGTGACTCTTCAGAAGGCTAAAAGGTCGAAGCTTcggaaaatatgatttttttttttcgaactggCCTGGAATAAACCTTATTTTGTGAGAACTTATTCTTTTCACAGACCACTATGCGGAGACGGGAATGATGTTCATTTGCTAATCCGAGAGATGTCACTGCTAGTGTATGTTAAACTCTCAGACAATTCTACCACATAAATCGCGCCCCACATTCGGCTACAAAGAAagagatcaccccccccccccgttgtccCTAGAATCCTGATGGTGAGGTATTCCTGTTAATGACCGACCCATTTTCCATTAGTCCTTCATCACAGCAAAAATCCCTGATGCTCATTCAAAGGACGAATGCAAAACGGTACTATGGCATCCAGTATGAGGAGGCAGATCTATGGGCCTTCTCCTCAGTCAAACAGAATCTCTGGGATCGTTCCATAAGCTAAGCCTTGAAGAGAATATTCCATGTCATATCCGTTCACGCCCGCGATGGTGGAAGTAAGCGTCCTTAATGATCCTCCTTCATGAACCTTCACTAAGAGACCGCAAAATTAAGATCCTCACAGCACTGGCACAACTGTTCATTGGGTCAGTAATCAAGGAACGTGATGTACACACTTAATAAAAGACTTTTTNNNNNNNNNNNNNNNNNNNNNNNNNNNNNNNNNNNNNNNNNNNNNNNNNNNNNNNNNNNNNNNNNNNNNNNNNNNNNNNNNNNNNNNNNNNNNNNNNNNNNNNNNNNNNNNNNNNNNNNNNNNNNNNNNNNNNNNNNNNNNNNNNNNNNNNNNNNNNNNNNNNNNNNNNNNNNNNNNNNNNNNNNNNNNNNNNNNNNNNNNNNNNNNNNNNNNNNNNNNNNNNNNNNattttaaagaatattttttacaattctcTAAAATTTATATCGAAAAAAATGATTGACATGATGTTGAGAACATCTGACCAGTCATACAGACGGCTGATCCAAATATCCTGATAAGGCACTTGAGTTTCGAGAGCAGATGGGTGTAATTATTTCTGGCAATTTCTAAGATTATTGACAGGTATGAAGACTTCAGAAAATTTCTAATGTTTTCTAGCAGATGAGATGGTGAATTTTCAATAGGTACATCAAAAGGAAAAGTATAGAAGTAAGGGAAGAGAAACAATAATTTATTTTCCATACATATTTATCATCAGCAATCAACAATTTGTCGCATTACGAATATTTTGTATNNNNNNNNNNNNNNNNNNNNNNNNNNNNNNNNNNNNNNNNNNNNTAACGAGAAGGCAAAATTCCAGCACCAAAGTTTACTCCCCAGAGAACGAAGGAGCGAGGTAACTGATTGGATCGCAGTCGTCGATATGTACACTAAACTGAACCATGCCGTCTGTCCTCGTCTCCTCGCTCTCTAGACCATCCCTCGTGCGCATGGCTGCATTACAGTACGCTGCCTGTTCACCGTTGGGCTCCAGGGGGCTAGTATGCAGGATGTGTGGATGGTGCGGGAGGGGAGCTGCGTGGAAGACTTGATTTGTGTTGGCAACGTGTTGGGGATCCAGCTGGGGGagccctgtctctctctcgtggCTGTGCGCCGGCTGTTGTAACAAGGCGCTCACTGCTGCATGCTTTCCAAATTTGTTTT
Encoded proteins:
- the LOC119591247 gene encoding 60S ribosomal protein L12-like; the protein is MPPKFDPEEIHIVTVRCWGQRLPPPNILASKIGPLQLCPKIVCQQICEATQDWPGQKVTVRITVQNRQCKTEVVPSAAAHLIRVLKQPHRERVEGHRGNLAFHEILEIARQMAPRSMAKTLAGTVKMVLGTAQSIGCLVDGEHPRSVTEKVNAGSIFVPLE